A single window of Mugil cephalus isolate CIBA_MC_2020 chromosome 1, CIBA_Mcephalus_1.1, whole genome shotgun sequence DNA harbors:
- the tmem115 gene encoding transmembrane protein 115, with the protein MNRYLPVARQHFLAALASTSVVVKAISAVVVLLYLLSWAVDTPYALAVTPGYLFPPNFWVWTLATHGAVERHVWGVAANVGTVMACGRLLEPLWGALELLIFFAVVNVSAGLLAGLSYLLTYVATFDLDYLFAVRVHGAAAFLGGVLVALKQTMGDTTVLRVPQVRLKAAPALVLLFLALLRLSGLLDSAAPLAAYSYGALSGWIYLRFYQRHSRGRGDMSDHFAFASFFPEALQPAVGLLAGLVHAALVKVKVCRKMVKRYDVGAPSSITISLPGTDPQDAERRRQLALKALNERLKRVEDQSAWPSMDDEEDEDEDEVRTESQPLLHGGRDPSSSTSSSSSTARTTSGPMGSSASSSSQGGGGGVGAASSSGGGGVQHPESSIISFEDAPSRS; encoded by the exons ATGAACCGCTACCTGCCGGTGGCGCGGCAGCACTTCCTGGCCGCCCTGGCCAGCACCAGCGTGGTGGTGAAGGCCATCAGCGCCGTGGTGGTGCTGCTCTACCTGCTGTCCTGGGCCGTGGACACGCCCTACGCCCTGGCCGTCACGCCCGGGTACCTCTTCCCGCCCAACTTCTGGGTGTGGACGCTGGCGACGCACGGCGCGGTGGAGCGGCACGTCTGGGGCGTGGCGGCCAACGTGGGCACGGTGATGGCGTGCGGGCGCCTGCTGGAGCCGCTGTGGGGCGCCCTGGAGCTCCTGATCTTTTTCGCGGTGGTCAACGTGTCGGCGGGGCTCCTGGCGGGACTCTCCTACCTCCTCACCTACGTGGCCACCTTCGACCTGGACTACCTGTTCGCCGTGCGCGTGCACGGAGCGGCCGCCTTCCTGGGAGGAGTCCTGGTGGCGCTGAAGCAAACCATGGGAGACACGACGGTGCTCAGAGTCCCACAG GTGAGGCTGAAAGCCGCCCCCGCTCtggtcctcctcttcctggcCTTGCTGCGTCTGTCCGGGCTGCTGGACAGCGCCGCCCCCCTGGCGGCCTACAGCTACGGCGCCCTGTCCGGCTGGATCTACCTGCGCTTCTACCAGAGACACAGCCGGGGCCGCGGCGACATGTCCGACCACTTCGCCTTCGCCAGCTTCTTCCCCGAGGCCCTGCAGCCGGCCGTGGGCCTGCTGGCCGGACTGGTCCACGCCGCCCTGGTCAAGGTGAAGGTCTGCAGGAAGATGGTGAAGAGGTACGACGTGGGCGccccctcctccatcaccaTCAGCCTCCCAGGGACCGACCCCCAGgacgcagagaggaggag acAACTGGCGCTTAAAGCCCTGAACGAGCGCCTGAAGCGCGTGGAGGACCAGTCGGCTTGGCCCAGCATggacgacgaggaggacgaggacgaggacgaggtcCGGACCGAGTCTCAGCCCCTCCTCCACGGCGGCCGGGacccgtcctcctccacctcctcctcctcctccacagccaGAACGACCAGCGGCCCCATGggctcctccgcctcctcgtcctcgcagggcggcggcggcggcgtggGAGCGGCGTCCTCCtcgggcggcggcggcgttcAACACCCAGAGTCCAGCATCATCAGCTTCGAAGATGCGCCGTCTAGATCGTAG